From Diospyros lotus cultivar Yz01 chromosome 4, ASM1463336v1, whole genome shotgun sequence, a single genomic window includes:
- the LOC127800318 gene encoding putative pentatricopeptide repeat-containing protein At5g43820, with protein sequence MAFLRITMEHLQRFHTTGRCPRCLLSSNPPFQFPLSTKTQCSVVEEQELPEVQHESRLLNELADLLPIRRRSTSAQIETSANQKRLQSKAVDGFLAPEDKLRGIFLQKHIGKAATEQALSDAGVELRIDTVAKVVNRGNLGGEAMVTFFYWAIKQPKIHKEIDAYHIILKALGRRKFFNFMMAILRDMKREGISPVSDTLAIVMDSYIRARQVSKAIQVFGQLQELGSKCDTESLNVLLWCLCRRSHVGAANSFLNKMKEKIPFNRMSYNIVIGGWSRLGRIGEIETTLRAMMADEFYPDCLTFSYLLEGLGRAGQIDDAVEIFENMKERGCVPDTGVYNSMISNFISVGNFDEGMKYYEHMLRNNCEPNMDTYTRFIAALIKARKVADAIEMFDEMLARGFVPTPGTITSFIEPLCSYGPPHAALMIYKKARKAGCQVSLSAYKLLLMRLSKFGKCGMLLNIWDEMQKYGYSSDLEVYEYVINGLCNVGQLENAILVMEESLQKGFCPSNLIYSKLNNKLLSSNRVDMAYKLFLKVKVARHSEKSRRLWRARGWHF encoded by the coding sequence ATGGCATTTTTACGGATCACCATGGAGCATCTACAGCGATTCCACACAACCGGGCGCTGTCCACGCTGTCTTCTTTCGTCAAATCCCCCGTTTCAGTTTCCTTTGTCGACCAAAACCCAATGCTCAGTGGTCGAGGAACAGGAGCTTCCCGAAGTTCAACACGAATCCCGCCTCCTGAACGAGCTCGCGGATCTGTTACCAATCCGACGACGCAGCACATCAGCCCAAATTGAAACTTCAGCGAACCAGAAGCGGCTTCAAAGTAAGGCGGTCGATGGGTTTCTAGCCCCGGAAGATAAGCTACGCGGCATCTTCCTTCAGAAACATATCGGAAAAGCCGCGACCGAGCAAGCCCTATCAGACGCCGGCGTCGAATTGCGCATCGACACCGTTGCCAAGGTAGTTAACAGAGGCAATTTAGGCGGCGAAGCTATGGTTACGTTCTTTTATTGGGCTATCAAGCAACCGAAAATTCATAAAGAAATTGATGCTTATCACATAATTCTTAAAGCATTGGGCAGAAGGAAGTTCTTTAATTTCATGATGGCGATTCTGCGTGATATGAAACGGGAAGGAATATCCCCTGTTTCAGACACACTGGCGATTGTAATGGACAGTTATATTAGGGCTCGACAGGTGTCGAAAGCGATCCAAGTGTTCGGACAGTTACAGGAGTTGGGGTCCAAATGCGATACAGAGTCTCTGAACGTGCTTTTATGGTGTTTGTGCAGAAGGTCCCACGTAGGTGCTGCAAATTCGTTTCTTaacaaaatgaaagagaagATACCCTTCAACCGAATGTCATATAATATTGTTATTGGTGGGTGGTCCAGATTGGGAAGAATCGGTGAGATTGAGACGACCCTTAGAGCAATGATGGCGGATGAGTTTTATCCGGATTGTTTAACGTTCAGTTATCTTCTGGAGGGTTTAGGAAGAGCTGGTCAAATTGACGATGCagttgagatttttgaaaatatgaaggAGAGGGGATGTGTTCCAGACACTGGTGTTTACAATTCGATGATCTCTAATTTCATTTCGGTTGGTAATTTTGATGAAGGCATGAAATATTACGAGCATATGCTGAGGAATAACTGTGAACCAAATATGGATACTTACACCAGATTTATTGCAGCTTTAATCAAAGCTCGAAAAGTTGCAGATGCAATCGAAATGTTTGATGAGATGTTAGCCCGAGGGTTTGTTCCCACTCCCGGGACTATAACCTCTTTCATTGAACCGCTGTGTAGCTATGGTCCGCCACATGCAGCTCTGATGATCTATAAGAAAGCAAGGAAGGCTGGATGTCAAGTTTCGCTTAGTGCCTACAAATTGTTGCTAATGCGACTTTCAAAATTTGGTAAATGTGGCATGTTGTTGAATATATGGGATGAGATGCAAAAGTATGGATACTCTTCTGACTTGGAAGTGTATGAATATGTAATTAATGGCCTTTGTAATGTAGGGCAGCTTGAGAATGCCATACTCGTCATGGAAGAATCTCTACAAAAAGGTTTTTGTCCAAGCAATCTTATTTATAGCAAGTTGAATAACAAACTGTTATCTTCAAATAGAGTTGACATGGCTTACAAGCTTTTCTTGAAAGTTAAAGTTGCTCGTCATAGTGAGAAATCACGCAGACTTTGGCGTGCCAGAGGGTGGCATTTCTGA
- the LOC127799652 gene encoding LOB domain-containing protein 18-like — translation MNPRSRCGACVVLNRGCHPQCIFAPYFRCESGTAHFATVREVYTIRNVVNLLTPLSVNDRFWASDTLLFEAQARLQDPVYGCVSHILALQQQVSELQAYRAYLQDSLFAYYSSHPQLVPPFDPNFNWSSSPPTIPEATLPHPGETNSSQMPLLDDLDELGPVIFGHRRRP, via the coding sequence ATGAACCCCCGGTCTCGATGTGGTGCCTGTGTAGTCTTAAATAGAGGATGTCATCCACAGTGCATTTTTGCTCCTTATTTTCGTTGTGAGAGTGGTACTGCTCATTTTGCTACCGTTCGTGAAGTTTATACTATCAGAAATGTCGTCAACCTCTTGACTCCACTTTCGGTAAATGACCGATTTTGGGCTTCCGATacacttctctttgaagctcaagcccggCTTCAAGATCCTGTTTATGGGtgtgtatctcacattcttgCTCTTCAGCAACAGGTTAGTGAGCTGCAAGCCTATCgagcttatttgcaagattcacTATTCGCATATTATTCTTCGCATCCCCAACTTGTTcctccatttgatccaaatttcAACTGGAGCTCTAGTCCTCCCACCATCCCAGAGGCTACTCTACCTCACCCTGGCGAAACGAACAGTAGCCAGATGCCGCTCTTGGATGACCTTGATGAGCTAGGTCCAGTCATCTTTGGCCACCGCCGACGTCCTTGA